The Campylobacter sp. RM10537 genome has a segment encoding these proteins:
- the rplT gene encoding 50S ribosomal protein L20, with product MARVKTGVVRRRRHKKVLKLARGFYSGRRKHFRKAKEQLERSLVYAYRDRRRKKRDFRRLWIVRINAACRLNDLSYSRFINGLKKAGIELDRKILADLAMNDAAAFSKIVEAVKKAL from the coding sequence ATGGCAAGAGTAAAAACAGGTGTTGTAAGACGTCGTAGACACAAAAAAGTTTTAAAATTAGCACGTGGTTTTTATAGCGGACGTCGCAAACATTTTAGAAAAGCAAAAGAACAATTAGAAAGAAGTCTCGTCTATGCTTATCGTGACAGACGTCGCAAAAAAAGAGATTTTCGCCGTCTTTGGATCGTGCGTATCAATGCTGCTTGCAGATTAAATGATTTAAGTTATTCAAGATTTATTAATGGACTTAAAAAAGCAGGTATTGAACTTGATAGAAAAATCTTAGCAGACTTAGCAATGAATGATGCTGCTGCATTTTCAAAAATTGTGGAGGCTGTTAAAAAAGCGCTTTAA
- the rpmI gene encoding 50S ribosomal protein L35: MPKMKSVKSAVKRFKVGKNKIKRGSAFRSHILTKKPAKRMRDLRTAKYVHSTNVKAVEKMLGI; the protein is encoded by the coding sequence ATGCCAAAGATGAAAAGCGTTAAAAGCGCTGTTAAACGCTTTAAGGTAGGTAAAAATAAAATCAAAAGAGGTTCAGCATTTAGAAGCCATATTTTGACTAAAAAACCTGCTAAAAGAATGCGTGATCTTCGTACAGCTAAATACGTTCATAGTACAAATGTAAAAGCTGTAGAAAAGATGTTAGGAATTTAA